A portion of the Thermomicrobiales bacterium genome contains these proteins:
- the lepA gene encoding translation elongation factor 4 — protein MSVDASLLVGMSRGARIPLERIRNFSIIAHIDHGKSTLADRLLEYTGTVESRQMVQQLLDSMDLEREKGITIKARAVRMQFTARDGLDYQLNLIDTPGHVDFSYEVSRSLAACEGALLVVDASQGIEAQTLANVYLALEQSLAIIAVINKIDLPSANPEGVRKEVENVIGLLDDEIVPASAKTGVGIPEVLESVVTHVPPPSGNPDAPARGLIFDSHYDPYKGVIAYVKMVDGAIHKDDRIRLMATGKESEVLELGYFSPGMTPVDGLYCGEVGYIATGLKAVKDLQVGDTITSAALPAAAPVPGYRPAKPMVFAGLYPVEGEEYPMLRDALDRLSLNDASLVYEPESSAALGFGFRAGFLGLLHMEIIQERLEREYKLELLTTAPSVEYEVLLRSGEIKVIDNPSDLPDPGSIDEIREPRMNLTIIVPARYIGNVMELVTARRGAFKEMTYLDEDRVQLNFEMPLGEVIIDFYDQLKSRTQGYASLDYTFNSLQPADLVKLDVLVNGTAVDALSIITHRDEAYSRGRELVNALRRLIPRQMFDVPIQASIGSRIVARETVKAMRKNVLAKCYGGDITRKRKLLEKQKEGKARMKMVGSVEIPQEAFMAVLSLNDSSQNAKS, from the coding sequence ATGTCGGTCGATGCCTCGCTCCTGGTTGGGATGTCTCGTGGTGCCCGGATCCCCCTGGAGCGGATCCGGAATTTCAGCATCATCGCCCATATCGACCATGGCAAATCCACCCTCGCCGACCGCCTGCTCGAGTACACCGGTACCGTCGAATCGCGCCAGATGGTGCAGCAACTGCTCGACTCCATGGATCTCGAGCGGGAAAAGGGCATCACCATCAAGGCCCGAGCCGTGCGCATGCAGTTCACGGCCAGGGACGGCCTCGACTATCAGCTCAATCTGATCGACACCCCTGGTCACGTGGACTTCTCGTATGAGGTCAGTCGTTCGCTGGCGGCGTGCGAAGGCGCGTTGCTGGTGGTGGACGCCAGCCAGGGGATCGAAGCCCAGACACTGGCAAATGTCTACCTGGCACTCGAGCAGAGTCTCGCGATCATTGCCGTCATCAACAAGATCGACCTTCCGAGCGCGAATCCAGAAGGCGTACGGAAAGAAGTAGAAAACGTCATCGGTTTGCTGGATGACGAAATCGTTCCCGCATCTGCCAAGACCGGTGTCGGTATCCCCGAGGTTCTCGAATCGGTCGTCACGCATGTTCCTCCACCGAGTGGCAATCCAGATGCTCCCGCCCGGGGCCTGATTTTCGACTCGCATTACGACCCGTATAAGGGCGTGATTGCATATGTCAAGATGGTCGATGGCGCGATCCACAAGGATGACCGCATCCGCTTGATGGCCACCGGCAAAGAGTCGGAAGTCCTCGAGCTCGGATACTTTTCACCGGGAATGACTCCGGTCGACGGGCTCTATTGTGGTGAGGTTGGCTACATCGCGACGGGATTGAAGGCCGTCAAAGATCTTCAGGTTGGCGACACCATCACGAGCGCCGCACTCCCTGCGGCCGCGCCGGTTCCGGGCTATAGGCCAGCGAAGCCTATGGTCTTTGCGGGGCTCTATCCAGTCGAGGGCGAGGAGTACCCGATGTTGCGGGACGCGCTCGACCGTTTGAGTCTGAACGACGCGTCGCTCGTCTATGAACCTGAATCTTCCGCCGCGCTGGGGTTTGGGTTCCGCGCCGGTTTTCTTGGTCTTCTGCACATGGAGATCATTCAGGAACGCCTGGAGCGCGAATACAAGCTCGAACTGCTCACAACGGCGCCGAGCGTGGAGTACGAGGTGCTGCTGCGCAGCGGCGAGATCAAGGTGATCGACAATCCGTCCGACTTGCCTGATCCCGGATCGATCGACGAAATCCGCGAACCGCGGATGAACCTCACGATCATCGTTCCGGCACGGTACATCGGGAATGTGATGGAACTCGTGACCGCACGGCGCGGGGCGTTCAAGGAGATGACCTATCTCGATGAAGACCGCGTGCAGTTGAACTTCGAGATGCCGCTGGGTGAAGTGATCATCGACTTCTACGATCAGCTCAAGAGCCGCACCCAGGGCTACGCGTCGCTCGACTACACCTTCAATTCGCTCCAGCCGGCCGATCTGGTGAAGCTCGATGTTCTGGTCAACGGCACCGCGGTCGATGCGCTCTCCATCATCACCCATCGCGACGAAGCCTATTCGCGCGGTCGAGAGTTGGTGAATGCGCTCCGCCGTTTGATCCCGCGCCAGATGTTCGATGTGCCGATTCAGGCGTCGATCGGTAGCCGGATCGTCGCGCGCGAAACCGTCAAGGCGATGCGCAAAAACGTGCTTGCCAAATGCTATGGCGGAGACATCACGCGCAAGCGCAAGCTGCTGGAAAAGCAGAAAGAAGGCAAGGCGCGCATGAAGATGGTCGGCAGTGTCGAGATTCCCCAGGAAGCCTTCATGGCCGTGCTGAGCCTGAACGACAGCAGTCAGAATGCGAAGAGCTAG
- a CDS encoding UDP-N-acetylmuramoyl-L-alanyl-D-glutamate--2,6-diaminopimelate ligase, giving the protein MTRSLSDLARTVPGATVSGDVSVQIQDIQYDSRLVTPGALFVALRGGYVDGHDFIQSALDRGAVAVIVDRTIDLDVPAIHVADSRSALSPISAAFFGHPSHKLQVVGITGTDGKTTTSYLADAILSHAGIVTGVIGTVSVKIAEQVVQHETRQTTPESIEIQRLLAQMVDAGVETAILEATSHGLAQHRLDDVDFSVGAVTNITHEHLEFHKTIAAYRAAKATLFDRVASRNGIAVVNLDDEGAQAVLPHAAGATVLRYSCLDRDAEIFASNIDISVDGTSFDLALGGTTVSMRSPLIGQFNVENALAAIGIARAMGLDIKEIAAGLATAPAIPGRMQRVDEGQPFSVIVDYAHTPESLQKLLVLLRSLSPTSRIIAVSGSAGERDVPKRALQGGVSARLADFSVFTNEDPRFEDAETIIGQIADGAIAAGATPGVDFLTIVERRDAIAAALERAQPGDIVLLAGKGHERSIIWNGEKIPWDEPAVAAQLLNALGYVRAA; this is encoded by the coding sequence ATGACTCGTTCCCTGAGCGATCTGGCGCGGACCGTGCCCGGGGCGACGGTCTCGGGGGACGTGAGCGTCCAAATCCAGGACATTCAGTACGATTCTCGGCTGGTCACGCCGGGCGCATTGTTCGTCGCGCTTCGTGGCGGCTATGTGGACGGCCACGATTTCATCCAGAGCGCGCTCGATCGCGGCGCAGTCGCGGTCATCGTCGACCGGACTATCGACCTCGACGTGCCGGCGATTCACGTTGCGGACTCACGTTCGGCGCTGTCGCCCATTTCGGCAGCGTTTTTCGGCCATCCATCCCACAAGCTTCAGGTTGTCGGCATCACTGGCACCGACGGCAAGACCACGACGAGCTATCTGGCCGACGCGATCCTCTCGCATGCCGGAATCGTCACCGGGGTGATTGGCACCGTTTCCGTGAAGATCGCGGAACAGGTCGTCCAACATGAGACCCGACAGACAACACCTGAATCGATCGAGATTCAGCGCCTTCTGGCGCAGATGGTCGACGCAGGCGTCGAGACCGCAATTCTCGAAGCAACTTCTCATGGTCTGGCGCAGCATCGACTCGACGATGTCGATTTCTCGGTTGGGGCAGTCACCAACATCACCCATGAGCATCTGGAGTTTCACAAGACGATCGCCGCATACCGGGCCGCCAAGGCAACCTTGTTCGACAGGGTGGCCTCCAGGAACGGCATTGCTGTGGTGAATCTGGATGACGAGGGAGCCCAGGCCGTCCTGCCGCATGCCGCGGGCGCGACCGTTCTGCGATATAGCTGTCTCGATCGCGACGCTGAAATCTTCGCATCGAACATCGACATCAGCGTTGACGGGACGTCGTTCGACCTGGCACTAGGCGGAACCACGGTGTCAATGCGAAGCCCGCTCATCGGACAGTTCAATGTCGAGAATGCACTGGCCGCGATTGGCATCGCACGTGCCATGGGACTCGATATCAAAGAGATCGCGGCAGGGCTTGCGACGGCCCCGGCGATTCCGGGCCGGATGCAACGCGTCGATGAGGGCCAGCCATTCTCTGTCATCGTCGACTATGCGCACACGCCTGAATCACTGCAGAAACTGCTGGTCCTTTTGCGATCATTGAGTCCGACGAGTCGCATCATCGCAGTCAGCGGAAGTGCAGGCGAGCGCGACGTGCCCAAGCGCGCGCTGCAGGGCGGCGTCTCGGCCCGCCTGGCGGATTTCAGCGTCTTCACCAACGAGGATCCACGCTTCGAGGATGCCGAAACGATCATCGGCCAGATCGCCGATGGCGCGATAGCGGCCGGCGCGACGCCCGGAGTCGACTTCCTGACCATTGTCGAGCGACGCGACGCGATCGCAGCGGCTCTCGAGCGAGCCCAGCCAGGAGACATCGTCCTCCTGGCTGGCAAAGGGCATGAACGCTCGATTATCTGGAACGGCGAAAAGATTCCCTGGGATGAGCCGGCAGTTGCCGCCCAACTGCTGAACGCGCTGGGCTACGTCCGGGCTGCTTGA
- the aspS gene encoding aspartate--tRNA ligase: protein MSTFRDVDPAVTGKLTCGSLRGANAGENVVLRGWVNRRRDLGGLIFIDLRDRYGLTQIVFNPEIQPDAHAMASEVRNEYVLEATGIVRERPEGTKNPRLATGEIEIEVQSLTVLNTSLNPPFYINEESDVDESLRLKYRYLDLRRERMQRNVILRHQIVKYMRDFLDDRGFVEVETPLLIRSTPEGARDFVVPSSGFPGEFYALPQSPQQLKQLLMVSGLDRYFQIARCFRDEAQRADRQPEFTQLDIEMSFVSQEDVMGLIEQLFIELTETFTDKSFNRPFSRLTYHEAMERFGSDRPDMRFGLEFQNVTDAVRGTEFKAFAGVIENGGVIKGIVVPGCADYTRKQIDDITEIAKANGAKGLATFALREGEIKSPVAKFLSEGELAAVTTDLGADEGDLVLLVADSFDVVSKSLSALRTHFGDVLGLADPNVFHYLWIYEFPLLEWDEEGQRWDATHNPFSGFLEEDRPLLATDPGAVRAKQYDLTLNGFEVGGGSVRMHTRADQAMIFSMMGHSPEAQQERFGAILDALEFGAPPHGGIAMGIDRWVMFAADESNIREVMAFPKNQRGVDLMFDAPSPIEEQQLVDVGLSLRPNVDKDQAART, encoded by the coding sequence GTGTCCACGTTTCGCGATGTCGATCCAGCAGTAACCGGAAAACTGACGTGTGGTTCGCTCCGGGGAGCCAATGCCGGCGAGAACGTGGTGCTACGAGGTTGGGTGAATCGGCGACGCGATCTCGGCGGTTTGATTTTCATCGACCTTCGAGACCGTTATGGCCTGACACAGATCGTCTTCAACCCCGAGATCCAGCCAGACGCCCATGCGATGGCCAGCGAGGTGCGGAACGAGTACGTGCTGGAGGCAACCGGCATCGTCCGTGAACGACCAGAGGGAACGAAGAACCCTCGCCTGGCGACCGGAGAGATCGAGATCGAGGTCCAGAGCCTCACCGTTCTCAACACATCGTTGAATCCGCCCTTCTACATCAACGAAGAGAGCGATGTCGATGAATCCCTTCGGTTGAAATATCGCTACCTCGACCTGCGCCGGGAACGGATGCAGCGCAATGTCATCTTGCGGCACCAGATCGTGAAGTACATGCGCGACTTCCTGGACGATCGTGGGTTTGTCGAGGTCGAGACGCCCCTTCTGATTCGCAGCACGCCAGAGGGAGCACGCGACTTTGTCGTGCCATCCAGCGGTTTTCCCGGTGAGTTCTATGCGCTGCCGCAATCGCCTCAGCAGCTGAAGCAGCTTCTGATGGTGTCGGGACTCGACCGGTATTTCCAGATCGCGCGTTGCTTCCGCGATGAGGCGCAGCGCGCCGACCGGCAACCGGAATTCACGCAGCTCGACATCGAGATGTCGTTTGTCTCGCAGGAAGACGTGATGGGGCTGATCGAGCAGCTCTTCATCGAATTGACCGAGACATTCACCGACAAGTCATTCAATCGCCCGTTCTCACGGTTGACGTATCACGAGGCAATGGAGCGATTTGGCAGCGACCGGCCCGACATGCGCTTCGGGTTGGAGTTCCAGAATGTGACGGACGCGGTTCGCGGGACCGAGTTCAAAGCGTTCGCCGGTGTGATCGAGAACGGTGGGGTGATCAAGGGGATCGTGGTTCCGGGATGCGCCGACTACACGCGCAAGCAGATCGACGACATCACGGAAATCGCCAAAGCGAACGGCGCCAAGGGACTGGCGACCTTCGCCCTGCGTGAGGGGGAGATCAAGTCACCCGTCGCGAAGTTCCTGTCCGAAGGCGAGCTCGCGGCCGTTACCACTGACCTTGGCGCAGACGAAGGCGACCTTGTGTTGCTCGTGGCCGATTCGTTCGATGTCGTTTCCAAGTCGCTCTCAGCGCTTCGGACGCATTTCGGAGATGTGCTCGGCCTGGCCGATCCAAACGTGTTCCACTACTTGTGGATCTATGAGTTCCCGCTGCTTGAATGGGACGAGGAGGGGCAGCGCTGGGATGCGACCCACAATCCCTTCTCGGGATTTCTGGAAGAGGATCGTCCGCTGCTCGCGACTGATCCCGGCGCCGTGCGCGCCAAGCAATACGATCTGACCCTGAATGGCTTCGAGGTCGGTGGCGGGTCGGTCCGAATGCACACTCGCGCCGATCAGGCGATGATCTTCTCCATGATGGGCCATTCTCCCGAAGCGCAGCAGGAGCGGTTTGGCGCGATCCTGGATGCGCTCGAGTTCGGCGCTCCTCCGCACGGCGGAATTGCCATGGGTATCGACCGGTGGGTGATGTTTGCGGCGGATGAATCCAACATCCGCGAAGTCATGGCCTTCCCAAAGAATCAGCGCGGCGTCGATTTGATGTTCGATGCGCCCTCCCCGATCGAGGAGCAGCAACTGGTCGATGTCGGGCTATCGCTGAGGCCGAACGTCGACAAAGATCAAGCAGCCCGGACGTAG
- a CDS encoding MazG family protein, with the protein MHSSEQVIVAEELLRRIEEAPFSGPMLDVAATRRTRVLGLSEKQLVSIMALLERAYGPYENVDVRPNDDLLFDLDIAPIPVAENWRSAQRLHEIIAYLRSPQGCPWDRAQDLQSLSSKVAEEAYEVVDAIADGDSGELAGELGDLLLIVALLTQIAEEQGAFTIEDVYETVNRKLIRRHPHVFGDDAADTPEAVLSTWQRIKREERGATAKPRSKYDRLPKSMPVIAKAMAMREDAGEISVDQVLPQGDTLLAMIEAAIAAGRDPEAELQTAFDNKYAAS; encoded by the coding sequence GTGCATTCGTCTGAGCAGGTCATTGTTGCCGAAGAGCTGCTGCGCCGGATCGAGGAAGCGCCGTTCAGTGGCCCGATGCTCGACGTGGCGGCAACGCGCCGAACCCGCGTTTTGGGGTTGAGCGAAAAGCAGCTTGTGAGCATCATGGCTCTGCTCGAACGAGCATATGGGCCGTACGAGAACGTCGACGTGCGTCCGAACGACGACCTGCTCTTCGATCTCGACATTGCCCCAATCCCGGTTGCCGAGAACTGGCGAAGCGCCCAGCGCCTTCACGAGATCATCGCCTATCTCCGCTCGCCCCAGGGTTGCCCCTGGGACCGGGCACAGGACTTGCAGAGCCTGTCGTCCAAGGTCGCCGAAGAAGCTTACGAAGTGGTCGATGCGATCGCCGACGGAGACTCCGGCGAGCTGGCTGGTGAGCTCGGCGACCTTCTCCTGATCGTCGCGCTGCTGACCCAGATCGCCGAAGAACAGGGCGCGTTCACCATCGAGGATGTCTACGAAACGGTGAACCGAAAGTTGATCCGGCGGCATCCCCATGTCTTTGGCGATGACGCCGCTGATACTCCTGAGGCGGTGCTCTCGACCTGGCAACGCATCAAACGCGAGGAACGTGGCGCCACGGCCAAGCCACGAAGCAAGTATGATCGGCTGCCGAAGTCGATGCCGGTGATCGCGAAAGCGATGGCCATGCGCGAGGATGCGGGGGAGATCAGCGTCGATCAGGTGCTGCCCCAGGGCGATACGCTGCTGGCGATGATCGAAGCGGCGATTGCTGCCGGTCGCGACCCGGAAGCAGAATTGCAGACCGCATTCGACAACAAGTACGCAGCGAGCTGA